AGTTTATTCTAGATATTATGTCTAGATTATTTGTATTTACCTCTTTAGACTAAATAGTTGTATTAGTTTTTTAAAAAGTAAATTATAAGTATAATCTTTATAAAAAAACATTTTAATACTGTTACCAAATAATTTAATTGGAGATAATATTATATAAAGACAAAAAATGCGTTTAGCATAAACGATATAGATACAATTAATTTTGTCTTAAAAATTTTGGTTGATACTTGGAGGACTTAGAGTATGACAAAAGTATTAACGGTTTCTCCTGAAGACATTCTTTACCAAATCAAACTTTCTTGCCAAATACCTATGGCGCTAGAGGCGATCGCCACTCGTAAAATTATTGCAGATGAAGCAGAAAAGGCAGGAATTAAAATTGAGACAGAAGAATTGCAACAGGCAGCAGATAGCTTGCGTTTAGTGAATAAACTTATCAAAGCAGAAGATACTTGGACATGGTTAGAAAAATATCATCTTTCTTTGGATGACTTTGAAGCGATCGCTCAGACTAATCTACTATCGGTCAAGTTAGCAAATCATTTATTTGCAGATAAAATCGAACCGTTTTTTTATGCTCACCAGCTTGATTATACAGGAGCAGTAACTTACGAAGTTGTACTAGATGACGAAGACTTAGCTCTAGAACTTTTTTATGCCCTACAAGAAGCTGAAATCAGTTTCCAAGAAATAGCTCGTCAATACATCCAAAATCCAGAAACCCGCCGTGCTGGGGGATATCAAGGAATCCGCCTTCGCAGTGATTTTAGACCAGAGATTGCAGCAGCAGTCTTTGCTGTTAGTCCTCCACAGATTCTCAAGCCAATAATTACGCCAAAGGGTGTACATATAATTGCTGTGGAAGAAATCATTAAGCCTCAATTAGATGAGCAGCGACGCCTTCAAATTATGGGAGATTTATTTTCTAATTGGTTACAGCAACAAATCACTGCTATGGAAATAGTAGTGAAACTTAATAAAGATAGTAATGCTCAATTATCTAAAGATATATTGAGTCCAGCTTGACCCTGTTAATTAAAGCATAAATAGCGATGTAGACTTAAATAACTTAAGTTTGTAGTTTGCGTTGTCTTAGAAGACAGCGCAAACTATGGGCTACAAAGTATGTCCAGTTACTTAAGCAGAAAAAATAATATTATTATAATGTGTCTAAAATTTATTTTAGACACATTATTAATTGGAAATATAGCAATCCTAAATGAGTTGTAAGAAAATTCACCCCCAACTAACACCGTCCTCCCTTAGTAAGACCAGGGGGGTTGCAACAACCTCAAATTTTCACGAATGATTTAGGACTGCTATAGTTTTTTTAGCCAGAGTCAGCAGACTTTGTTGATGTAACTAAGAATTCTATTGCTCATAACTTAAAAATACTTTTTTACAATATTTACATAATAAAACTGATAATTCCTCATTAATTAGGAATTATCAGTGCTAATTTGGTGTGTGTAAACTCAAAGACTATAGTTTTTTTGCAATAATTTAGTTTGAACCACTTTTACTATTACCTAACCGAATCCACATTGGTTCTAGTCCAAAAAGTTTTAATTTATGATGAGCATTTTGATGATAGTTTTCTTTATCAAGAAGGTAGTTGTTCTTAACCAACCTAATATAGGTGCGGTAAGGTATGTACTCTAGAGGATTATACCCAGCAAAATGGAGGATTAAAACGCAAGCCCAGGAATATTTACCAAGGAGAATAGCTTTAATTATTTGTTCTAATTCTTTATTATTGAAATTGAATGTCTTATCTAATGGTTCATTAGACTCAAAAATTTCTTCGGTCATATAATTACCTAATGAGCGAAAATCTGGGCGTGGAAATTATAACTTTAGGTAGAAGTCAGAATACAGAGAGTTAGCAGGGTTCCGTATTCTGACTTTTTCCAATAAGAATTCAGGAGTCAGTCGTCAGAATTCAATATTAATTTGAAACCAACTTGCAAATGAATAAATGGGTTGAAATCTCCCAATAAATTTTAAATTGTATGGTCTTCTCCCTTGGCGCTAGCCTCTCTCTTTGGGAGAAGGGGAGATGCTAAAGGCGAACAATTAGTTGGGTATTCTGGCTCCTGAAATTCTGGCTTCTGGATTCTCATTCAAAACTTTAAGGAAGTATAGATGTCATCAGATTTAGCATTGAGGTAAGGACGTTGCAATTCAATCTTTTGTAAGGAAAAATGTTGTAGAATCGATGCTATACGACCAGATGGTGTATCATTACCTTGCTGCCAAGCATCTAGCAGACCATTGGCAATAATTTGGCAGCGGTTTGTACCGAAACTTTCTTGGTCGCTAAATCTGCGGTCTGGTTCTTCAGCGATCGCCAACCCTGGTGCAATCAACTTAGTAAACAAAGGTACTTGCTCTTTAAAATGAGATTGGTGTTTTACATAGACCTTTTCTAATACTGAATGAACAGCTTCATAGCTATTTTTATTAAAGTAAAGTACGCCTGAATCATAACGCCCATAATCTGAAGGGTTATATAGTACTTTAAATGAGAAAGAAATCCCCAAAGTATTGAGTTGGCTTGTCAAACTATCCATGACTGCAACTGCACCATCTGGTGTTAAGTTGAAGTAGACGCGCGTGATCGCCTCATGATGTTGAGGAGAAGCTGCATTTCCAACTGCCATATAAAATCCATTTTGAACTAGATTTTTGGGCATTTTGAGCGCCACCGATTTACCGACAGTTGCAGACCTGTCTTCTGGTTGCAGATGGAAATTACGCTGAATGTGCAGTGTTAAACCATTTTTTTGTATCAACAAAGTCTCATCTGTTTCTTCTTTCACTACTACCCAATCATGGGTAAAGTAGCCTTCACTTTTATTACTTTCATGGAGGCGATCGTAAAACGCTAAATCTACACCCATTAAGGTGTTATTTTCCAGATTTTGGTTCAGTGCTAAATTTATTCCCTCTGCATCCGATGCGAGGTCACTTTTCAAAGAGCCGTTGTAATAGATGCCGTAGAGAAAATTACGTAATTGCAGACCCAAATACTTGTTTTGAAGTTCCAAAGGCAATTTCTGAAAGCGAGAGACTGATGACTCAGCCAATTTCAAGGGTTTATAGTCTGGGTGTCTAATACAATAGTGAGACTCAATCTGAATCTGATGAACCATATCTTGAAGCGATGTCTGCAATGATACTGGAACATCTGGTAGTTGGCTTTCCAGGGAATCTAATAGTTGCATATGTACTTCTTAGTGGGGGATGGAGGGTGGGGAGTAAGGAGTAGGAAATAGGGAGCAGAGAATAGGGAGAGAAATAACTTACTCTTGACTCAGCACGCTGCTCAACGCCCTGGTACCGCTAATAGCTAATAGCACTCAGTACTCTTAATACCCTATTCCCTTCGTCGTCTTTGAACGCAATTCGGTATTATCTGTTTGTAAGCAAAGATAAGTTTGTAGGAACGAGGTGCGATGCTTCCATACCAAAAATTGTGGAAATTGATGCTTCTGGACGACACAGCAAACTCTTGGCAACTTGGAGCATACATATACCCGCATTACCAAAGGTTTTTTGGTGCTGGAGTTGTGCCTGAATGGCTCTAATTAAAGCTAGACCACAAAACTGCATGACTCGCTGCAAGAAATCAGGACGGCGCTCTAAAATTTCGGGGAAGTGAGCTAAATAAGCAGTAACCAGTGCCGTAATTGAAGGCTGAAGCAAGTGTAACGGCGTTGTAGCTAGCCGTAAAGACTCTTCAATCTCGATCGTATTACTAGTAACTAAGCTGTACAACCAGATTTGCAGGTAGCTGGCAACTAGTGTCCCTAAATCATTAGCTGGATCTCCCCAAGCAGCCCGTTCCCAGTCAATCAATCGAATGATACTGTCAGTTGGGAGGGATGCTTCGTAAAGTGCTTCTTTCCAATTTAAGGATAAAAGAATATTGTTCAGCTTCAGGTCATTATGGGTCAGACAACAAGCAGTGAAAGCACTGCTTAAATCTGCGATCGCTTTTCCTAAACTGTCATAACGTTGATAGAGAGCAAAGAATTTCAGCCCTTGGCTAGGAACCATACCAAAGACTGCCGGAGTGATTCTATCTAAACCTTGAGTTAAGTTAGGAGTTTGTGGATTTAATATATCCTTGGAC
This region of Nostoc sp. UHCC 0302 genomic DNA includes:
- a CDS encoding T3SS effector HopA1 family protein, which translates into the protein MQLLDSLESQLPDVPVSLQTSLQDMVHQIQIESHYCIRHPDYKPLKLAESSVSRFQKLPLELQNKYLGLQLRNFLYGIYYNGSLKSDLASDAEGINLALNQNLENNTLMGVDLAFYDRLHESNKSEGYFTHDWVVVKEETDETLLIQKNGLTLHIQRNFHLQPEDRSATVGKSVALKMPKNLVQNGFYMAVGNAASPQHHEAITRVYFNLTPDGAVAVMDSLTSQLNTLGISFSFKVLYNPSDYGRYDSGVLYFNKNSYEAVHSVLEKVYVKHQSHFKEQVPLFTKLIAPGLAIAEEPDRRFSDQESFGTNRCQIIANGLLDAWQQGNDTPSGRIASILQHFSLQKIELQRPYLNAKSDDIYTSLKF
- a CDS encoding HetP family heterocyst commitment protein, translating into MTEEIFESNEPLDKTFNFNNKELEQIIKAILLGKYSWACVLILHFAGYNPLEYIPYRTYIRLVKNNYLLDKENYHQNAHHKLKLFGLEPMWIRLGNSKSGSN
- a CDS encoding phosphotransferase, whose product is MPPFVLSSQNVFDYLISLNLCTQEEQLLSQVDLKPAKNFNLLLSLPEERKLLIKQEPYNREGKTVGEFVQEWRVHKFLQEFPELGQIRPYISEALHFDPEDSIIVFNYLSAYRDLADFYMKEDDFPSAIAMEVGTTLALIHRLTIDHQDYQEFFQNAESKDILNPQTPNLTQGLDRITPAVFGMVPSQGLKFFALYQRYDSLGKAIADLSSAFTACCLTHNDLKLNNILLSLNWKEALYEASLPTDSIIRLIDWERAAWGDPANDLGTLVASYLQIWLYSLVTSNTIEIEESLRLATTPLHLLQPSITALVTAYLAHFPEILERRPDFLQRVMQFCGLALIRAIQAQLQHQKTFGNAGICMLQVAKSLLCRPEASISTIFGMEASHLVPTNLSLLTNR
- a CDS encoding peptidylprolyl isomerase, with the translated sequence MTKVLTVSPEDILYQIKLSCQIPMALEAIATRKIIADEAEKAGIKIETEELQQAADSLRLVNKLIKAEDTWTWLEKYHLSLDDFEAIAQTNLLSVKLANHLFADKIEPFFYAHQLDYTGAVTYEVVLDDEDLALELFYALQEAEISFQEIARQYIQNPETRRAGGYQGIRLRSDFRPEIAAAVFAVSPPQILKPIITPKGVHIIAVEEIIKPQLDEQRRLQIMGDLFSNWLQQQITAMEIVVKLNKDSNAQLSKDILSPA